The window AGCATTGTAGCCTCTGTTTTTGCTGTTTTTGCTCCATTTAGTGGTTTTGGAAGCCCTCAAAGCCTTGTTAGATTTGGTTCTCTCAGTAATTCGGAAAAAGATAAAAAAGAATTATCTGCCTATTTGTTTAAAAAAGGATTTTACTATCAACTGATTTTAAGTCTTGTATTTTTTTTTATTGGCTTTTTTTTTATGTAACTCATTACTACTACATATTTTATATTTTCTTTTTCTTTACGATCCGACTCATTGGAGTTTACTTTCTTAGCCATATTCAGGCTGAACGCCGTGTATATCTTGACAACAGACAATTTGCAATGATAAGTAATGTTGTCAATATCTCAGGGCTATTGATGATGATTGTGTTCTCAACCCTTTGGGGATTGTATGGGTATTTAATTGCGAACGCTATAGCTCCGTTTCTTTCTCTTTTTTGGTTTAAAAAATCATCATGGAAAACTCATAATTCGTACCTGAAACTTAATAAAAAAGGGATATGGAGTTTTGCAGTACATGCTTCTATAACGGCTCTTTTATCCGATGCTTTTTTCTCTGCAGATATTCTACTGCTCAGTTTCTTTAAGGATGAGAGTGTGGTTGCTAATTACAAAGTAGCTTTGCTGATTCCAGCCAATATTACTTTTTTAGCACTTTCTTTTATGCAGAGTGATTATCCAACAATTGCTAAAAATCATCTTGATAAATCTTTTCTCACGAGTTATATTATCAATTATTATAAACTCTTCATCCCAATTTGTATTTTAATATGGATAGGCGGAAGTCTTTTGAGTCATTATATTATCAGATTATTTTTTGGGGAGCAATATACAGATAATGCCTTTGCATTTTCTGTTTTGTTAGGAGTTTTTTGTGGAAGCATGCTGTTGAGAAATCTATATGGGAATTTATTGGCAGCCGTTGGGTTGATGAAAAGAAATACCTTTTTTTCAATTCTTTCATTGGTTGTATTAAGTATTTTTTCTTACTTTTTAGTTCCATCTTCAGGAGTATTGGGGATGGCTGCTTCATTGGGGTTAACAATGACGCTTGTGGGGTTTTTAATGATGTTTTCATTCTACTCTTATCTTAGAAAGTTGAAATAAATTATCTTTGCGTTATGAGAAACATTGTTTTTGGAATCATGGTCATTCTTTTTGCCCTGACAAGTTGTAGTCAGGATGAAGAATCTTTGCAGAGAATTGATCAAATTATGAATATCTATATGAGATCTGATACCAACCCGGATTTATTGAATGCTAAAAAGAGCGGATCTTTTACAAGCTTTTCAGTGAATGATATGTTGGGAGACAAAGACAATTCTCCAGTAACCACCATCCCTCTTAGAATGAGGCAGGATTCTGTTTTTTATATAGAATATTTGGCAGGAGCCAAAAGGAAAAAGTTTGATTCTTCAGGAGTAAATTATTATTCAAAGATGAGAATTACCTTAAATAGGACTGTTAATAATGCTACTGAGTCGGATACTGATACTCTTGAAATTCATTACCGAAATACGCCGGAATTATTTCAGGTTTCAGAGGTTTTATATAATTCAGAATCCGTATTTTCAAAAGAATCGGGTGCTCCTAATTCGATAAATAACGTAACTATCACAAAATAGTTTTAAATTTGTAAAATTGTTAGCTTATATTAGGCTAAATTTAATATTTAACATCTAAATAAAATGTTACAAGTCAATTTTTTACGCGACAACAAAGAACGCGTTTTAGAAGGTCTTAAAAAAGACAATTCAAGAATCTTGAGTTGGTAGACGAAGCTATTGCTACTGACGACGAAAGAAAAAGAATCCAATTTGAATTAGATTCCCAGCTTTCCGAGATCAATAAAATCTCCAAGGAAATTGGACTTTTAATGAAGGAAGGAAAGAAAGAAGAAGCGGAATCAGCAAAATCTAAAACAGCACAGTACAAAGAGTCGAGTTCAGAATTGAAATCTCAACTGGAAGTAAAAGAAACAGAATTATTAAACATTTTGTACCAACTTCCAAACATTCCAAATGAATTGGTAAAAAGCGGTGTTTCTGCAGATGACAACGAAATTATTTTCCAGTCTCATACCGTAGAAGGTCTTGGTGAAGGAGCGATCCCTCATTGGGAACTCGCTAAAAAATATAACCTTATTGATTTTGAATTAGGAGTAAAAATCGCTGGAGCAGGATTCCCTGTTTATTTAGGAAAAGGAGCAAGACTACAAAGAGCCTTGGTTCAGTATTTTCTAGATAAGAACGTAGAGAAGGGATATACAGAAGTTAATCCACCTCACGTTGTGAACGAAGCTTCAGGTTACGGAACCGGACAGTTACCTGATAAAGAAGGACAGATGTATTATATCAATGAAGATAATTTATATCTGATCCCTACAGCAGAAGTTCCGGTAACAAATCTTTACCGTGATGTATTATTGGATGAAAGAGATCTTCCTATTAAAAATACAGCTTTCTCTCAATGTTACAGAAGAGAAGCAGGCAGCTACGGTGCTCATGTAAGAGGATTGAACCGCCTTCACCAATTTGAAAAGGTAGAGATTGTAAGAATTGAAAAGCCTGAAAACTCTTATGCTGTTTTAGAGGAAATGGTAGAGCATATTAAAGAAATCCTTACAGATCTTGAACTTCCATTCAGGGTCTTAAGACTTTGTGGTGGAGATACAGGTTTTGCGTCTGCGATGACGTATGACTTTGAGGTATGGAGTGCTGCACAGGAAATGTGGCTAGAGGTAAGTTCTGTTTCCAACTTTGAAACGTTCCAGGCTAACAGACTGAAATGCCGTTATAAAGCAGATGGTAAATCTCAATTGGTACACACACTGAATGGTTCTGCAATGGCATTGCCAAGAATTATGGCAGCTTTGTTGGAGAATAATCAGACTTTAGAAGGAATTAAACTTCCTAAAAAAATTGCTGAATACGCAAGATTCGATGTGATTAACTAAACTATTGTAATAATAAAAATCCCCTTTCAATTTTTGAAAGGGGATTTTGTATTTCCTTATCTCTGTAAATTAGAGACCTAATAATGGCTTTTCAAGTCGTGAAATAGTTGAAAAGCCTGTAAAGGTCAGCTCTTTAGAAATATAATCATTCTTCATCGGTTCTTCTTTCATCAAATCGGTACTTAAATATTTTTTATTATCATCAGGAAGCAATGTTACAGTAGTAGCATCATCTCCCATTTGTTCTTTTAATTTTATAGCCCCAATAATATTGGCTCCTGAAGAAATTCCTACAGCTAATCCAAGTTGTTTTGCCAGCTTTTGAGCTACAATGATAGAGTCTCCATCTGCCGCACATATAACATGATCCAATTCATTCAATTTTACAATCGCAGGGATAAACTCATCTGAAATCCCTTGTATACGATGAGATCCTATTTTGTATCCGGTCGTTAAGGTAGGACTTTCCAATGGCTCTAAAGGATGAATTTTAATATTGGGATGGTGATTTCTTAATTGTTTTCCTATTCCCATTACTGTTCCTCCGGTACCCACTCCAGCGACGAATGCATCAGGTGTCAGCCCTTTAGAAGAAAGCTGTAGTAGAATTTCTTTTCCTGTTGTCATCTCATGAGCTTCGGCATTATATTGATTTTCAAATTGACGTGGCAAAAACACACCACCTTTAGCTGCCAGTTTTTCACTTAATTGAATACTCCCTAAAAAGCCTCCTTCTTCCTTGGATATGAGTTCAATCTCAGCTCCCATGCTTTTTATAATATCTATACGCTCTTTGCTTAGCCAATTAGGCATAATAATTTTAACCTGATGGCCTAAAGCTTTTCCGATAGCAGAAAAGGCAATTCCTGTATTGCCACTGGTGGCTTCAATGATGGTATCTTCGGGACGGATATGACAGTTCATATAGGCCTTGTATAAAATATATAAGGCCATACGGTCTTTAATACTACCCGTAAGATTATAGTTTTCACATTTTACATATATTTTTCCAGGCTTACCTTTATAAATATATTGTAATTCGAGCATGGGAGTGTTGCCGATTAGGTGCCATAAGTGTTTGAATCTGCTTTCTAATTCAGGAGACAGACATTTTTTGTTAAACTCGTTTTTTTCAATTTTTGACATCATGTGTTTGATATTAATATGATGCAAAACTAGTAGTACTCCATCTTTTATTCAAAAGGGTACAAGAAATTCAAGAAATTTTCTGGTATATAATGAGAAAACAAAAAAAATACGATTTTTTTAATAAATTAGTATGACCACCAAAATAAATTCAAAATGAAATTGGATGCTATTGACATAAAGCTGCTAAGGCTGTTGCAGGAAGATGCTACTTTGAATAATAAACAACTTTCTCTAGAACTGCATTTATCAATTGCTGCTATACATGAACGTGTTAAAAAACTTAGAGCTAACGAATATATTAAAAAGACAGTAGTGCTATTAGATAGACATAAATTGGGACTAGGATTAATCTCTTTTTCCCAGGTTTTTTTGAAAGCCCATACTTTTGAAGTTCTTCAGGAATTTGAAAAGGAAGTTGTTAAGCTTCCGGAAGTGATGGAGTGCTACCAGATCGCAGGCTCGTATGATTTTTTGCTTCGCGTTGTTACAGAAGATATGGACGCTTATAATCTGTTCCTGCGGTATAAACTATCCTTACTTCCGCATGTGAATACAGTTCATACATATTTTGCATTATCTGAGGTGAAAAGTGTTACAGCGTTTCCTCTGAAATTATAATCTTTTTATTTTTTAAAAAGGGAAATTCAGTTTTTGATAATTAATAAAGCATGGCTATTTTGTTTATTCTGTTACAATGATAATCTTTTGATCTGAATTTTTAAATGTTGTTTCCTGCTCATATAAGGCTTTAAGATCATAAGTGATTTTTAACGTATAATCATCGATCTGTTTCAGCCAGTCATGCTTTCCTGTAATTGATTTTATTTTATTCTCAAACTTCAGGGTAGTGCCGATATTCTTAAAGTACATCATCATCATTCCTTCTATTTTTTGAGGATCGTCTTTGGTACGACTTGATGTTATTGACGCCTGAATATTTTTTAGATTAAAATTTTCTGTATTGATGGTGAGCACTTTTCCATCCCAGGGGTT of the Chryseobacterium capnotolerans genome contains:
- a CDS encoding oligosaccharide flippase family protein; translation: MKSLKDFINAFLANKGQHVFFSLLIMKICAFSGSLFMIRILSEKDFGLLSIVASVFAVFAPFSGFGSPQSLVRFGSLSNSEKDKKELSAYLFKKGFYYQLILSLVFFFIGFFFM
- a CDS encoding PLP-dependent cysteine synthase family protein, whose amino-acid sequence is MMSKIEKNEFNKKCLSPELESRFKHLWHLIGNTPMLELQYIYKGKPGKIYVKCENYNLTGSIKDRMALYILYKAYMNCHIRPEDTIIEATSGNTGIAFSAIGKALGHQVKIIMPNWLSKERIDIIKSMGAEIELISKEEGGFLGSIQLSEKLAAKGGVFLPRQFENQYNAEAHEMTTGKEILLQLSSKGLTPDAFVAGVGTGGTVMGIGKQLRNHHPNIKIHPLEPLESPTLTTGYKIGSHRIQGISDEFIPAIVKLNELDHVICAADGDSIIVAQKLAKQLGLAVGISSGANIIGAIKLKEQMGDDATTVTLLPDDNKKYLSTDLMKEEPMKNDYISKELTFTGFSTISRLEKPLLGL
- a CDS encoding Lrp/AsnC family transcriptional regulator — its product is MKLDAIDIKLLRLLQEDATLNNKQLSLELHLSIAAIHERVKKLRANEYIKKTVVLLDRHKLGLGLISFSQVFLKAHTFEVLQEFEKEVVKLPEVMECYQIAGSYDFLLRVVTEDMDAYNLFLRYKLSLLPHVNTVHTYFALSEVKSVTAFPLKL